The following proteins are encoded in a genomic region of Thermothielavioides terrestris NRRL 8126 chromosome 5, complete sequence:
- a CDS encoding glycosyltransferase family 2 protein (CAZy_ID 269897), with protein MSALMDIVIPRPEFLYSTKFWAVFHTILWLHRYVRLLVHCVSHWTYKSKMPNWEKPKYTSKDVTVIIPTIHNRPEELRPSLESILACQPAKLILVTTWNKHEALRRVTATLQMPDPACPVEIEVLHVDKANKRLQVCKALEDDHVRTAITVMADDDVEWPPTLMPWLLAPFEDDRMGGVGTCQRVKRVFDGDVVTRIFNWLGAAYIERRNFEISATHNIDGGTSCMSGRTGAYRTEMLKSYDFLGSFKNEKWGRYILNADDDNFVTRWLVAHQWKTWIQYEPECEIETTLENSTKFLYQCSRWARSNWRSNWTSLVRERYVLTQQPWCTYALHIATFTSLAFVVDPLLLFSCWWGTENWEPRNRRILLWAEIAFMFGFTKVVKLVGLFRRNPSDIVFLPVSILFGYFHGLIKLYALFTLKETSWGSREDGDEHNTFRLQEKPVRSQSMATPHGPGLPKSMRHARFSQAKRVAISSSGKQGFMSYALAAATDVAYPKATGSPMYDDIDSADD; from the exons ATGTCTGCATTAATGGATATTGTAATTCCGAGGCCGGAGTTTCTCTACTCGACGAAGTTCTGGGCTGTTTTCCACACGATCCTCTG GCTTCATCGCTATGTGCGTCTGCTGGTCCATTGCGTCAGCCACTGGACTTACAAGTCCAAAATGCCAAACTGGGAAAAACCAAAGTACACATCCAAAGATGTCACGGTGATCATCCCGACCATTCACAACCGCCCCGAGGAGTTGCGCCCGTCACTGGAGAGCATCCTGGCTTGCCAGCCCGCGAAGCTGATCCTCGTAACGACGTGGAACAAGCACGAGGCGCTGAGGCGCGTGACTGCGACGCTGCAGATGCCGGACCCTGCGTGTCCCGTCGAAATCGAGGTGCTCCACGTGGACAAGGCAAACAAGCGTCTCCAGGTCTGCAAGGCGCTGGAGGACGACCACGTTAGAACGGCGATCACGGTcatggccgacgacgacgtggaATGGCCGCCCACCTTGATGCCGTGGCTGCTCGCGCCGTTCGAGGACGACAGGATGGGCGGCGTTGGGACCTGCCAGCGGGTGAAGCGGGTCTTCGATGGCGATGTTGTGACCCGCATCTTCAACTGGCTCGGGGCAGCCTACATCGAGCGCCGCAACTTTGAGATCTCGGCCACGCACAACATCGACGGCGGCACGTCGTGCATGTCGGGCCGCACGGGCGCGTACCGCACCGAGATGCTCAAGAGCTACGATTTCTTGGGGAGCTTCAAGAACGAGAAGTGGGGAAGGTACATCCTCAATGCTGACGACGACAACTTCGTTACGCGCTGGCTAGTGGCTCACCAGTGGAAGACCTGGATCCAATACGAGCCCGAGTGCGAGATCGAGACGACGCTCGAGAACAGCACCAAGTTCCTCTACCAGTGTTCGCGCTGGGCAAGGAGCAACTGGAGGAGCAACTGGACCAGCCTGGTACGCGAAAGATACGTGCTCAC TCAGCAGCCGTGGTGCACGTACGCGCTGCATATTGCTACCTTCACCTCGCTGGCCTTCGTGGTCGACCCGCTTCTGCTCTTCTCGTGCTGGTGGGGTACGGAGAACTGGGAGCCTAGAAACCGGCGTATCCTTCTCTGGGCGGAGATTGCGTTCATGTTTGGCTTTACCAAAGTAGTGAAACTGGTTGGTCTGTTTCGCAGGAATCCAAGTGACATCGTGTTCCTGCCGGTGTCCATCCTGTTCGGCTACTTCCACGGCCTGATCAAACTCTATGCGCTGTTCACGCTCAAGGAG ACATCGTGGGGAAGCcgggaggacggcgacgagcacAACACATTCCGTCTGCAGGAGAAGCCTGTCCGCAGCCAGAGCATGGCGACACCGCACGGGCCGGGATTGCCCAAGTCGATGCGCCATGCTCGCTTCTCGCAGGCCAAGCGCGTGGCCATCTCGTCGTCGGGAAAACAGGGCTTCATGTCTTACGCCctggcagcagcaacggACGTTGCATACCCGAAAGCCACCGGGTCTCCGATGTATGATGACATTGACAGCGCCGACGACTAG